The Sinobacterium norvegicum genome includes a region encoding these proteins:
- the gloA gene encoding lactoylglutathione lyase: MKLLHTMLRVGDLDKSIAFYTDIFQMTLLRRQDYPGGEFTLAFLGYGNESDNTVIELTHNWGTDRYDLGDGFGHLAIGVDDAYAACEKIKQQGGDVVREAGPMQHGSTVIAFVKDPDGYMIELIQLTGRD, from the coding sequence ATGAAGCTACTGCATACCATGTTGCGTGTCGGCGATCTCGATAAGTCGATCGCCTTTTACACCGATATCTTTCAAATGACCCTGCTGCGCCGTCAGGATTATCCCGGTGGCGAATTCACCCTGGCATTTTTGGGTTACGGTAATGAGAGCGATAATACCGTTATCGAGCTCACTCATAACTGGGGCACCGACCGCTATGATCTCGGCGACGGCTTCGGTCATTTGGCCATCGGCGTTGACGATGCCTACGCCGCCTGCGAAAAAATCAAGCAACAGGGGGGCGACGTGGTGCGTGAGGCTGGTCCGATGCAGCATGGCAGCACAGTGATTGCCTTCGTCAAAGACCCTGATGGCTACATGATTGAGTTAATCCAATTGACTGGCCGCGATTAA
- the rsxG gene encoding electron transport complex subunit RsxG, whose product MLAKVIARNAMALGAFAIITTGAIAATYLGTKDRIAVEERAAQARALTEIITDDQHNNSMLDETVMLDDNSLLGLKQAKPAFIARLDGEFVAAILPAIAPDGYSGDIQLITGIYADGSVAGVRVLVHNETPGLGDKADRKKSDWVDGFAGRSLGNPGIEQWTVKKDRGEFDQFTGATITPRAITKAVARSLEYFEANKALFITDQAQGEQQ is encoded by the coding sequence ATGTTAGCTAAAGTAATTGCCAGAAACGCCATGGCACTCGGCGCCTTTGCCATTATTACCACCGGCGCCATTGCGGCGACGTATCTAGGCACCAAGGATCGTATTGCGGTTGAGGAACGCGCCGCGCAGGCTCGCGCCCTTACCGAAATCATTACCGATGACCAACATAATAACTCGATGCTCGATGAGACTGTCATGCTTGACGACAACAGTTTGCTCGGCCTGAAACAAGCCAAGCCCGCGTTTATCGCTCGCTTAGACGGCGAATTTGTCGCTGCAATTCTTCCGGCGATCGCCCCCGATGGTTACAGTGGGGATATTCAATTGATTACCGGTATCTACGCCGACGGCTCCGTCGCAGGCGTGCGGGTATTAGTGCACAACGAGACTCCAGGCCTCGGTGACAAAGCCGACCGCAAGAAGAGTGACTGGGTCGATGGATTTGCCGGCCGCTCACTGGGCAACCCTGGCATTGAACAGTGGACGGTGAAAAAAGACCGCGGCGAGTTTGACCAGTTTACCGGCGCAACGATTACCCCCCGCGCCATTACCAAGGCTGTTGCCCGTTCATTAGAATACTTCGAGGCCAACAAGGCTTTATTCATCACCGATCAAGCACAAGGTGAGCAACAATAA
- a CDS encoding sulfotransferase family protein yields MGVSGVVLLGSPRSGTTLLRRILGAHSDIASPGETGLLRGAANFLSSETTGVGVELGAKAGLAHMGVSEEVTYKRLRDFVFSFMDEYAEKEGKPIWLEKDAFNGFHVDDIQKICGDEIKYICIVRHGLDVALSVEEFCQKSGSHVLNFHDYIKKHQQPLLAYTHAWVDINQSIMRLCAERPAQTLLVRYEDLVDKPSETVDSILEYLSVESSPDLVEHALNTKGAIGLSDWKAFSKNSIDRGSIDRWKSCHPYALSQMAKVANATLTKFGYKEVVSAWDDSPQLAQRRYELALALNSAKSKL; encoded by the coding sequence ATGGGAGTCTCAGGGGTAGTATTGTTAGGGAGTCCACGTTCGGGCACAACATTGTTGCGTAGAATTCTGGGTGCACATTCTGATATAGCCAGCCCAGGAGAAACGGGATTGCTGCGAGGGGCCGCTAATTTTCTCTCTTCAGAAACAACCGGCGTAGGCGTTGAACTGGGTGCTAAGGCAGGGTTGGCGCATATGGGAGTTTCTGAAGAGGTGACTTACAAGCGGCTGAGAGACTTTGTTTTTTCGTTTATGGATGAGTATGCGGAGAAAGAGGGTAAGCCGATATGGCTAGAAAAAGATGCATTCAATGGCTTTCATGTCGATGATATCCAGAAAATATGCGGAGATGAAATTAAGTATATCTGCATCGTCCGGCACGGACTTGATGTTGCTCTTAGTGTTGAGGAGTTTTGCCAAAAGAGCGGGTCCCATGTATTAAACTTCCACGACTATATAAAAAAGCATCAGCAGCCTCTGTTGGCTTATACGCATGCATGGGTTGATATTAATCAATCTATCATGCGCTTATGTGCTGAGAGACCTGCTCAAACCTTGCTTGTACGCTACGAAGACCTTGTTGACAAACCATCTGAGACGGTTGATTCAATACTAGAGTATTTATCTGTTGAGTCCTCGCCTGATCTCGTTGAACATGCACTAAATACGAAAGGAGCCATTGGCTTGAGTGACTGGAAGGCGTTCAGTAAAAACTCAATTGATAGAGGGAGTATTGATCGTTGGAAATCGTGTCACCCCTATGCATTATCGCAGATGGCAAAAGTAGCGAATGCTACGTTAACAAAATTTGGTTATAAAGAGGTCGTTTCTGCCTGGGACGATTCACCGCAGCTAGCTCAGCGCCGTTATGAGTTGGCATTAGCGCTGAACTCAGCGAAGAGTAAGTTGTAA
- a CDS encoding enoyl-CoA hydratase-related protein, which produces MSDGLLNTLDNGVLTLTFNRPAKKNAIDTGMWLSLARSIDEADSNPEVAVILINGAGGNFTAGADIAEFASTSDDVDTTAFETTTRSLFALTKPLICAIDGVAVGGGATLALHADIVLVGENLRMTFPFTRLGLCPELGSSFLLPHIIGARKAADVLMTGDWLGGERCVELGLASHCVASDALQPLAESKAQQLAQLPVSSLVATKALLKEPIKEAFLKHFDHECRQFHSMTGSPENTEALMAMFERRQPNFVQFRK; this is translated from the coding sequence ATGTCTGACGGCTTACTCAATACGCTGGATAACGGTGTGCTAACGCTGACTTTTAATCGGCCAGCAAAAAAGAACGCTATCGATACGGGCATGTGGCTCAGTTTGGCGCGGTCTATCGACGAGGCGGACAGTAATCCTGAGGTCGCGGTAATATTGATTAACGGAGCCGGTGGCAATTTCACCGCCGGCGCCGATATCGCCGAGTTTGCCTCAACATCCGACGATGTCGATACCACAGCCTTTGAAACCACCACGCGTTCGTTGTTTGCACTGACTAAACCGCTGATCTGTGCCATCGATGGTGTCGCGGTCGGCGGCGGTGCGACCCTGGCGTTGCATGCGGATATTGTCTTGGTTGGCGAAAACTTACGCATGACTTTTCCCTTTACCCGTTTAGGCTTGTGCCCAGAGTTGGGCAGTAGTTTCTTATTGCCCCATATTATCGGGGCCCGCAAAGCGGCCGATGTGTTGATGACCGGGGATTGGCTTGGCGGAGAGCGTTGTGTCGAGCTGGGGCTTGCCAGTCACTGTGTGGCCAGCGATGCACTGCAGCCATTGGCCGAGAGCAAGGCACAACAGCTGGCCCAGCTGCCGGTCAGTTCTTTGGTGGCGACCAAGGCGCTGCTCAAGGAGCCGATTAAAGAGGCATTTCTAAAGCATTTTGACCATGAATGTCGCCAGTTTCATAGCATGACAGGTTCGCCGGAGAACACCGAGGCACTGATGGCGATGTTCGAGAGGCGTCAACCTAACTTCGTACAATTCAGGAAATAA
- a CDS encoding Na+/H+ antiporter family protein, whose product MNAVVLAVVLMLALSLARFPVVAAIIVAALAGGLASGMELSTALASFNSGIGNGASVALSYAVLGAFAAAIATSGLPQFLSQKALAVVGVDDSKQLGGKVLICFVLLLAAIASQNLIPIHIAFIPLLVPPLLITMAKIGLDRRAVACVLAGGMITTYMFLPVGFGAIYLNDILLGNLQQAGLDTEGLSVMSAMWMPAMGMVAGLLIAIFFSYRKKRNYDMTAIEQLEAGHTEVKPVVLLLALIAIVTTFVVQLMFDSMVLGALAGFILFTGTGVVKWRESDGLFIDGMKMMATIGFIMIAAAGFAQVLKDTGDVPALVEQSAALVGNSKVVGALVMLLVGLVITMGIGSSFSTVPIIATIYVPIAVALGFSPLAIVALVGTAGALGDAGSPASDSTLGPTAGLNVDGQHDHIRDTVIPTFIHYNIPLLVFGWLAAITIG is encoded by the coding sequence GTGAACGCAGTTGTTTTAGCAGTTGTATTAATGCTGGCTCTTAGTCTGGCTCGGTTTCCAGTGGTTGCTGCGATTATTGTCGCCGCCTTAGCCGGTGGCTTGGCTTCTGGTATGGAACTCTCCACCGCGTTGGCCAGCTTTAACAGCGGTATTGGCAATGGCGCCAGCGTCGCCTTAAGTTACGCCGTATTGGGGGCCTTCGCCGCTGCAATAGCGACCTCGGGTTTGCCCCAGTTCCTGTCGCAAAAAGCCCTTGCCGTGGTGGGTGTCGATGACAGCAAACAGCTCGGCGGCAAAGTCCTGATCTGTTTTGTGCTGTTACTGGCAGCCATTGCCTCGCAGAACCTGATACCCATTCATATTGCTTTTATCCCTCTGCTAGTTCCACCGCTATTGATTACCATGGCAAAAATTGGTCTCGACAGACGGGCTGTTGCCTGTGTTTTGGCTGGCGGTATGATAACCACGTATATGTTTTTGCCGGTGGGCTTTGGTGCCATTTATCTGAACGATATTCTGCTGGGTAATTTGCAGCAGGCAGGTCTTGATACCGAAGGCTTATCCGTGATGTCGGCGATGTGGATGCCGGCCATGGGAATGGTCGCCGGCCTGTTGATTGCTATCTTTTTTAGCTACCGTAAAAAACGTAACTATGACATGACGGCAATCGAGCAATTAGAGGCCGGCCATACTGAGGTGAAGCCAGTTGTCTTGCTATTGGCTCTGATCGCTATCGTGACGACCTTTGTGGTTCAGTTGATGTTTGATTCGATGGTGCTGGGTGCATTGGCAGGCTTTATTCTCTTTACCGGCACCGGGGTGGTGAAGTGGCGTGAGTCTGATGGCCTGTTTATCGATGGCATGAAGATGATGGCCACCATCGGTTTTATCATGATTGCCGCGGCAGGCTTTGCTCAGGTACTGAAGGATACCGGCGATGTACCGGCACTGGTCGAGCAGTCTGCGGCCTTGGTGGGTAATAGTAAGGTTGTGGGCGCCTTGGTGATGCTGCTTGTTGGCTTAGTGATTACCATGGGGATAGGCTCCTCGTTCTCTACCGTGCCGATTATCGCCACGATTTACGTGCCGATCGCCGTCGCTCTTGGTTTCTCGCCACTGGCCATTGTCGCCTTGGTCGGCACGGCGGGAGCGCTGGGTGACGCGGGCTCACCAGCGTCAGACTCGACCCTCGGTCCCACGGCTGGATTGAACGTCGATGGTCAGCACGATCATATACGTGACACGGTAATCCCCACCTTTATTCACTACAATATCCCGTTGTTGGTCTTCGGCTGGTTGGCGGCCATAACCATTGGCTAG
- the rimI gene encoding ribosomal protein S18-alanine N-acetyltransferase, with translation MINIDVMGEPCIRPMVAADLSILAAIEKHATPTPWSLKNFSDSLQGHDCCRVLVLAEQVIGNIVYSQVLDEVSLLNITISPAFQGRGYGRLLLQNMLAQVAANDASQCFLEVRASNIAAIHLYQACQFAEIGRRKNYYQLQGQREDALVMKREL, from the coding sequence ATGATCAATATTGATGTCATGGGTGAGCCATGTATTAGGCCGATGGTGGCGGCGGATCTTTCGATTTTGGCTGCCATTGAGAAGCATGCAACGCCCACGCCATGGTCGTTGAAGAATTTCTCTGACAGTCTGCAGGGGCATGACTGTTGCAGGGTGCTGGTATTGGCTGAGCAGGTGATAGGCAATATTGTCTATAGCCAGGTGTTGGATGAGGTCAGCTTGCTTAATATCACCATCAGCCCGGCCTTTCAGGGGCGGGGTTATGGCAGGCTCTTATTGCAAAACATGTTGGCGCAAGTCGCGGCCAATGATGCGAGTCAATGTTTTCTGGAGGTCAGAGCCTCTAATATAGCCGCTATCCATTTGTATCAAGCATGCCAGTTTGCAGAAATCGGCCGAAGAAAAAACTACTATCAACTACAAGGTCAGCGTGAGGATGCGCTGGTTATGAAACGGGAGCTTTAA
- a CDS encoding PilT/PilU family type 4a pilus ATPase: MTFNDYLTILAKNDGSDLYLSTGAPPCAKFQGVLKPLEKKIMTPGEIKDIAYDVMDPDQRKEFEQELEMNLAISIPGVARFRINIFRQRNEFSIVARNIKAEIPSFAELKLPSVLKELVMAKRGLVLFVGGTGSGKSTSLAALIDHRNSNTGGHIITIEDPIEYVHRHKKSIVNQREVGVDTHSFQAALKQTLRQAPDVILIGEIRDRETMEHALAFAETGHLAISTLHANSANQALDRIINFFPEERRNQLLMDLSSNLRGFVCQRLVPTTDGKRCAAVEVLTGTPTIADQILKGEFENIKATMEKSASAGMQTFDMALLSLYQEGRISLDEALKNADSANNLRLKIKLAAGVVAGQNDKEGGFSLSLEEHEMLDEDEAFA, translated from the coding sequence ATGACGTTTAACGACTATTTAACCATTCTTGCCAAGAATGATGGATCGGATCTTTATTTGAGCACCGGGGCACCACCTTGTGCCAAGTTTCAAGGCGTGCTGAAGCCGTTAGAAAAGAAAATAATGACTCCTGGTGAGATCAAAGACATTGCCTACGACGTCATGGACCCTGATCAGCGCAAGGAGTTTGAACAGGAACTTGAGATGAATTTGGCGATATCGATTCCCGGTGTTGCCCGTTTCCGGATCAATATCTTTCGACAGCGCAATGAGTTCTCGATTGTTGCGCGAAACATTAAGGCTGAAATTCCCTCATTTGCTGAGCTAAAGCTACCATCGGTTCTCAAAGAACTGGTCATGGCCAAGCGTGGCCTGGTGTTATTTGTTGGTGGTACTGGATCGGGAAAATCGACCTCGTTGGCGGCGCTGATCGATCATCGGAACAGCAACACCGGCGGCCATATCATCACCATCGAAGACCCTATTGAATACGTTCATCGCCATAAGAAGAGTATTGTCAATCAGCGTGAGGTGGGTGTTGATACCCATAGCTTTCAGGCTGCTTTGAAGCAGACTCTGCGCCAGGCGCCCGACGTTATTCTGATTGGTGAGATCCGTGACAGAGAAACCATGGAACATGCGCTGGCCTTTGCCGAGACCGGCCACCTGGCCATCTCGACGCTGCATGCCAACAGTGCCAACCAGGCGCTGGATCGTATTATCAACTTCTTCCCGGAAGAGCGTCGCAACCAATTGTTAATGGATTTATCGAGTAATTTACGTGGTTTTGTCTGTCAGCGACTGGTACCGACTACCGATGGCAAGCGCTGCGCGGCGGTCGAGGTGTTGACGGGTACGCCAACCATTGCCGATCAAATTCTCAAGGGAGAGTTTGAAAATATTAAGGCGACGATGGAAAAATCTGCCTCCGCCGGTATGCAAACCTTTGATATGGCATTGCTTAGCCTGTATCAAGAGGGGCGTATCAGTCTCGATGAGGCTTTAAAGAATGCCGATTCAGCGAACAATCTTCGTTTGAAAATCAAGCTGGCAGCGGGTGTGGTAGCGGGTCAAAATGATAAAGAGGGAGGATTTAGCCTCAGTCTGGAAGAGCATGAGATGCTGGATGAGGACGAGGCTTTCGCCTAG
- a CDS encoding 2-isopropylmalate synthase: MSKDQLIIFDTTLRDGEQSPGASMTRDEKVHIAKMLEKMRVDVIEAGFAIASPGDFAAVKAVAEAVKDSTICSLARANDADIDAAGEAIAPANSGRIHTFIATSPIHMKYKLRMEPDAVVERAVDAIKRASRYTDNIEFSCEDASRTEFDFMCRIIERVIDAGATTINIPDTVGYGEPNQYGDTMGRLIANIPNSDKAIFSVHCHNDLGLAVANSLSAVMQGARQVECTINGLGERAGNASLEELVMAIKTRHDLFNVQTNIDTTQIVPTSRLVSSITGFPVQPNKAIVGANAFAHESGIHQDGVLKHRETYEIMSAESVGWNTNRLVLGKHSGRAAFKARLEELGYGFEEQADINEVFARFKQLADKKHEIFDEDLHALMNENIDTEVINAYQLVYLDASSKTGEKPTAKLVINDFEGVEKSSEAEGSGTVDAAFKAIEAVVNSGCELTLYTVNAVTEGTDSIGGVTVRLEKNGHIVNGQGANTDIIVASAEAYLDALNLMKSGLLKAHPQHQGV; encoded by the coding sequence ATGAGTAAAGACCAGCTAATCATTTTTGATACCACGTTACGTGATGGAGAGCAGAGCCCGGGCGCGTCGATGACGCGTGATGAAAAGGTGCATATCGCCAAGATGCTGGAAAAGATGCGTGTCGATGTAATCGAGGCTGGATTTGCCATTGCCAGCCCGGGCGATTTCGCCGCCGTTAAGGCGGTGGCCGAGGCGGTTAAGGACTCAACGATTTGTAGCCTGGCTCGTGCTAATGATGCAGATATAGATGCCGCCGGTGAGGCTATTGCGCCAGCTAATTCTGGTCGCATTCATACCTTTATAGCCACTTCACCGATTCATATGAAGTATAAACTTCGGATGGAGCCGGATGCCGTGGTTGAGCGTGCTGTCGACGCCATCAAGCGTGCCTCACGTTATACCGATAATATTGAGTTCTCCTGCGAGGATGCCAGCCGCACCGAGTTTGACTTCATGTGTCGAATTATCGAGCGAGTCATTGATGCTGGCGCAACCACGATTAATATTCCCGATACTGTCGGATACGGTGAGCCAAACCAGTATGGCGATACCATGGGGCGTTTGATCGCGAATATACCAAACTCAGATAAGGCGATTTTCTCTGTCCATTGTCATAATGACTTAGGTTTGGCAGTGGCGAACTCACTCTCTGCAGTCATGCAGGGTGCTCGTCAGGTCGAATGTACCATCAATGGCTTAGGTGAGCGCGCTGGTAATGCCTCATTGGAAGAGCTGGTGATGGCGATAAAGACCCGCCACGATCTCTTTAATGTGCAAACCAATATCGATACAACCCAAATCGTTCCGACTTCACGTTTGGTGTCATCGATTACTGGCTTCCCGGTTCAACCTAACAAGGCGATCGTGGGGGCTAACGCCTTTGCACACGAATCCGGTATTCATCAGGACGGTGTGCTCAAACACCGCGAGACCTATGAGATCATGAGTGCGGAATCTGTCGGCTGGAATACCAATCGACTGGTTTTGGGCAAGCACTCGGGCCGCGCCGCCTTTAAGGCTCGCCTTGAAGAGCTCGGTTACGGTTTTGAGGAGCAGGCTGATATCAACGAAGTATTCGCCCGCTTTAAGCAGTTAGCCGACAAAAAGCACGAGATCTTCGATGAAGATTTACACGCGCTGATGAACGAAAATATCGATACAGAGGTCATCAACGCCTACCAGTTAGTTTATTTAGATGCCAGCAGTAAAACCGGCGAAAAGCCTACCGCCAAGTTGGTGATTAATGACTTTGAAGGCGTAGAAAAAAGCAGCGAGGCTGAAGGCAGCGGTACCGTTGATGCTGCTTTCAAGGCCATTGAGGCTGTTGTTAACAGTGGTTGTGAGTTAACCTTGTATACGGTTAACGCCGTTACCGAGGGCACTGACTCTATCGGTGGCGTCACCGTGCGACTGGAGAAGAATGGGCATATCGTCAACGGTCAGGGGGCAAACACCGATATTATTGTCGCCTCGGCTGAGGCCTATTTGGATGCATTAAACCTAATGAAGTCAGGCTTGCTGAAAGCACACCCACAACACCAGGGCGTATAA
- a CDS encoding electron transport complex subunit E, giving the protein MSTASYKEISVNGLWKNNPALVQLLGLCPLLAVTGSVVNALGLGLATMMVLICSNIAVSLIRNLVSDAIRLPAFVMIIASFTTCIELLMKAYAFELYQILGIFIPLIITNCSILGRADAFASKNAILPSAVDGLTMGLGFAAVLAVLGGMREVIGSGTLFANMDLLFGASAKAWKIVVFTDYPGFLVAILPPGAFLFTGLLIALKNMIDGIIKAREERSKSPVVAGSKRARVTGKIS; this is encoded by the coding sequence ATGAGTACTGCAAGCTATAAAGAAATCTCAGTCAACGGGCTGTGGAAAAACAACCCAGCCCTGGTTCAGCTATTAGGCCTGTGCCCTCTGCTGGCTGTTACCGGCTCTGTGGTCAACGCGTTAGGCTTAGGCTTGGCGACTATGATGGTCTTAATCTGCTCCAATATTGCCGTTTCACTGATCCGCAACCTGGTCTCCGATGCGATCCGGCTACCGGCTTTCGTGATGATTATCGCCTCTTTTACCACCTGTATTGAGCTGCTGATGAAGGCCTATGCCTTCGAGCTTTATCAGATCTTGGGTATTTTCATTCCGCTGATTATCACCAACTGCTCGATACTGGGTCGCGCCGACGCCTTTGCCAGCAAGAACGCAATACTGCCGTCAGCCGTCGATGGTCTGACCATGGGGCTTGGCTTTGCCGCCGTACTGGCAGTATTAGGGGGGATGCGTGAGGTTATTGGCTCGGGCACACTGTTTGCCAACATGGACTTATTGTTTGGCGCCAGCGCCAAGGCATGGAAAATTGTTGTCTTCACTGACTATCCCGGCTTTCTAGTCGCGATTCTGCCACCGGGAGCCTTCCTGTTCACCGGCCTGTTAATAGCCCTTAAGAACATGATCGACGGCATTATTAAGGCCCGCGAAGAACGCAGTAAATCACCGGTCGTCGCCGGCAGCAAACGTGCACGTGTGACCGGAAAAATCAGCTAA
- the rsxD gene encoding electron transport complex subunit RsxD, translating into MAFLKASSPHGHAANSTNQFMRLVILATLPGVAVLTYFFGFGTLVNILWASVVALSCEALILSIRKRPVGFYLNDGSALVTAFLIGIALPPYAPWWLVLVGTAFAIVICKQLYGGMGYNPFNPAMAAYVVLLISFPVQMTSWAAPVALVDGTVPTLIEAFKLNFGLMPAFDGITMATPLDVMKQSKGLSIDELWAANPQFGHVGGLGWEWVNIAFLAGGLYLLYKKVFTWHAPVAMLSALALMAAIFYDGGSSNSGGSPLYHLTTGATMFAAFFIITDPVTSAVSLRGRVIYGALIGILVYIIRTWGNYPDAFAFSVLLMNFAAPFIDTVSQPRTYGHNKGAK; encoded by the coding sequence ATGGCCTTTTTAAAAGCGAGCTCTCCGCACGGACACGCCGCTAACAGTACCAACCAGTTTATGCGATTGGTGATTCTAGCCACCCTACCCGGTGTGGCCGTTCTCACTTATTTCTTTGGTTTTGGCACGCTGGTGAATATTCTTTGGGCTTCGGTTGTCGCCCTCAGCTGCGAAGCCCTTATCCTCAGTATTCGAAAACGCCCCGTTGGCTTTTACCTCAACGATGGCAGCGCCCTGGTTACTGCTTTTTTAATCGGTATTGCACTGCCACCTTACGCGCCTTGGTGGCTGGTATTAGTGGGAACGGCATTCGCTATTGTTATCTGTAAACAGCTCTACGGCGGCATGGGCTATAACCCGTTCAACCCTGCCATGGCAGCCTATGTTGTACTGTTAATTTCCTTTCCAGTACAGATGACCTCCTGGGCCGCACCAGTCGCCCTGGTTGATGGCACCGTACCGACACTGATCGAGGCCTTTAAACTCAATTTTGGCTTAATGCCTGCTTTCGATGGCATCACCATGGCGACACCGTTGGATGTAATGAAGCAAAGCAAGGGGCTAAGCATCGATGAGCTCTGGGCGGCAAACCCACAGTTTGGCCATGTTGGCGGCTTGGGCTGGGAATGGGTCAATATCGCCTTCCTCGCCGGCGGCCTCTACTTACTTTACAAGAAAGTATTCACCTGGCACGCCCCCGTCGCAATGTTATCGGCATTGGCACTGATGGCCGCTATTTTTTACGATGGCGGCAGCTCCAACTCTGGCGGTTCTCCGCTTTACCACTTAACCACTGGCGCAACAATGTTTGCGGCTTTCTTTATCATTACCGACCCAGTGACCTCCGCCGTCAGCCTCCGTGGCCGTGTTATTTATGGCGCTCTGATCGGTATTTTGGTTTACATTATCCGCACCTGGGGTAACTACCCTGACGCCTTTGCCTTCTCTGTCTTGCTAATGAACTTTGCCGCACCCTTTATCGATACCGTGAGCCAGCCGCGTACCTATGGCCATAACAAGGGGGCTAAGTAA
- a CDS encoding MBOAT family O-acyltransferase: MINTFEFWLALFLGACVYWLIPLNKRTWFLSTLSAAYICYLDTVSGLSLILASGALKTLLDYQGANSRVLIPIRWIVIGLTIWLAAFKALPVILENIFNESMFANLAVPIGISYYVFRLIHYCVERNRGHFSELSYAEYYSWLLLFPIFTAGPIEQLEHFRKQKSDTYHSIFVVEGLTRIFHGLIKKFVFADLIVRQYLMNGATVTSTLENLSTISTAEAWVFFILLFVYFYLEFAAYSDIAIGGSRLFGVKIVENFNWPILAKNMSEFWKRWHMSLAAFCQRYVYMPIIARTRNPYYAILFTFLTMGLWHAVNINYILWGLFHGAGVATVLTWNKFKRQRGWPSQLPGPLAYLGIPVTLAYVSFGGVFAGTNGMGVAPALSLAAKLLGL, translated from the coding sequence ATGATTAATACTTTTGAATTTTGGTTAGCTCTATTTTTAGGTGCCTGCGTATATTGGCTCATACCTCTAAATAAACGAACATGGTTTTTATCGACGCTATCTGCAGCCTATATTTGTTACTTGGACACTGTTTCGGGGCTTAGTTTAATACTCGCCAGCGGAGCGCTAAAAACATTACTCGATTATCAGGGGGCCAACAGCCGAGTTTTAATCCCAATTCGCTGGATAGTTATCGGGTTGACAATATGGTTGGCGGCCTTTAAAGCGTTACCGGTTATCTTGGAAAATATCTTTAACGAGAGCATGTTTGCCAACTTAGCGGTACCTATAGGCATTAGTTATTACGTTTTCAGGTTGATTCATTATTGCGTGGAGCGCAATCGCGGTCATTTTAGCGAACTGTCTTATGCGGAGTATTATTCATGGCTACTATTATTTCCCATCTTCACCGCTGGCCCAATCGAGCAGCTTGAACATTTCCGCAAACAGAAAAGTGATACTTACCACTCAATTTTTGTAGTGGAAGGTTTGACGCGTATATTTCACGGACTGATAAAAAAGTTTGTCTTTGCAGACCTCATAGTTAGGCAGTACTTAATGAATGGCGCGACTGTCACTAGCACGCTAGAAAACTTAAGCACAATTAGCACCGCGGAAGCCTGGGTTTTCTTTATATTACTTTTTGTCTACTTCTACCTCGAATTCGCCGCCTACTCTGATATCGCAATCGGCGGCAGTCGACTCTTTGGCGTTAAGATTGTTGAGAATTTCAACTGGCCTATACTGGCGAAAAATATGTCAGAATTTTGGAAACGATGGCATATGTCTCTCGCTGCATTCTGCCAGCGTTATGTTTATATGCCCATCATAGCCAGGACCAGAAACCCGTATTATGCAATTCTATTTACGTTCCTAACCATGGGACTATGGCATGCTGTCAATATAAACTACATTCTTTGGGGGCTTTTCCACGGGGCGGGTGTTGCGACCGTTTTAACCTGGAATAAATTTAAGCGTCAGCGTGGATGGCCGAGCCAGCTTCCTGGCCCACTGGCCTACCTAGGTATTCCCGTAACACTGGCCTACGTGAGTTTTGGCGGGGTCTTCGCTGGCACCAATGGCATGGGGGTAGCACCAGCCTTGAGCCTAGCAGCAAAGCTCTTAGGGCTTTGA
- a CDS encoding META domain-containing protein — MKKLILAAVIASTAACSQIDSLMGTDSLVGKWDIESINNEAVNADSKAFIEFGEDGKIHGNSSCNNFTGGFDLEKMGLSFGPIAGTRKLCDDAANLQETKLLQTLPNVSGYGIEDGGLVLKDAEGNAVVKASRQ, encoded by the coding sequence ATGAAAAAGCTGATTCTTGCTGCCGTTATCGCCAGCACCGCCGCCTGCTCACAAATCGACAGCCTGATGGGCACTGACAGCCTCGTCGGCAAATGGGACATCGAAAGCATCAACAACGAGGCCGTCAATGCTGACAGCAAAGCCTTTATAGAATTCGGTGAGGATGGCAAAATTCACGGCAACTCCAGCTGCAACAACTTTACCGGCGGCTTCGACCTAGAGAAAATGGGCCTCTCCTTCGGCCCTATCGCCGGCACGCGCAAACTGTGTGATGATGCAGCCAACTTACAAGAAACCAAGCTGCTGCAAACACTGCCCAACGTTTCGGGCTACGGCATCGAAGACGGTGGTTTGGTTCTGAAAGACGCCGAAGGCAATGCTGTTGTTAAGGCCAGCCGCCAATAA